A genomic segment from Castor canadensis chromosome 1, mCasCan1.hap1v2, whole genome shotgun sequence encodes:
- the LOC109687066 gene encoding mitochondrial transcription rescue factor 1-like — MAMTGVRLFTGVLRKPDACIGLWSVLQETPSHKLCASWNRCLYFSSTKLNTSNYKTLFHKIFSLRHPGLLISPEYIPLSVRFKSNINSKKHTNKTLQKVEDKEDSDEEGDHNERSEQEEELEDDPSVPKDYKDLDKVVQSFRYDVVLKTGLDIGRNKIEDAFYKGELRLNGEKLWKKSRTVKVGDTLDLLIGEDTEAETQAVMRVLLKKVFEEKTENEKYRVVLRRWKKLKLPKKSMSK, encoded by the coding sequence ATGGCTATGACTGGTGTCAGATTGTTCACTGGTGTTTTAAGAAAGCCAGATGCCTGCATTGGACTCTGGAGTGTGCTTCAAGAGACACCTTCACACAAACTCTGTGCTTCCTGGAATCGATGCTTGTACTTTTCTAGTACCAAGTTAAATACATcaaattataaaacacttttcCATAAGATTTTTTCTCTGAGACACCCAGGGCTTTTAATATCTCCAGAATATATTCCACTTTCTGTAAGATTCAAAAGCAATATAAACTCTAAAAAACACACCAACAAAACTCTGCAAAAAGTAGAGGACAAAGAGGACTCGGATGAGGAGGGTGATCATAATGAGAGGAGTGAGCAGGAAGAGGAGCTTGAGGATGACCCTAGTGTGCCCAAAGACTACAAAGACCTGGACAAAGTTGTGCAGTCTTTTCGGTATGATGTTGTCCTGAAGACAGGCCTCGATATTGGgagaaacaaaatagaagatGCATTCTACAAAGGAGAACTCAgactgaatggggaaaaattaTGGAAGAAAAGCAGAACGGTGAAAGTGGGAGATACTTTGGATCTTCTCATTGGAGAGGACACAGAAGCAGAAACACAGGCTGTGATGCGGGTTCTCCTGAAAAAAGTCTTTgaagaaaagactgaaaatgaaaaataccgTGTGGTGTTACGGAGGTGGAAGAAGTTAAAGTTGCCTAAAAAGAGTATGTCTAAATAA
- the Rbm14 gene encoding RNA-binding protein 14 isoform X1, with protein MKIFVGNVDGADTTPEELAALFAPFGTVMSCAVMKQFAFVHMRENAGALRAIEALHGHELRPGRALVVEMSRPRPLNTWKIFVGNVSAACTSQELRSLFERRGRVIECDVVKDYAFVHMEKEADAKAAIAQLNGKEVKGKRINVELSTKGQKKGPGLAIQSGDKTKKPGAGDTAFPGTGGFSATFDYQQAFGNSTGGFDGQARQPTPPFFGRDRSPLRRSPPRASYVAPLTAQPATYRAQPSVSLGAAYRAQPSASLGVGYRTQPMTAQAASYRAQPSVSLGAPYRGQLASPSSQSAAASSLGPYGGAQPSASALSSYGGQAAAASSLNSYGAQGSSLASYGNQPSSYGAQAASSYGVRAAASSYNTQGAASSLGSYGAQAASYGAQSAASSLAYGAQAASYNAQPSASYNAQSAPYAAQQAASYSSQPAAYVAQPATAAAYASQPAAYAAQATTPMAGSYGAQPVVQTQLNSYGAQASMGLSGSYGAQSAAAATGSYGAAAAYGAQPSATLAAPYRTQSSASLAASYAAQQHPQAAASYRGQPGNAYDGAGQPSAAYLSMSQGAVANANSTPPPYERTRLSPPRASYDDPYKKAVAMSKRYGSDRRLAELSDYRRLSESQLSFRRSPTKSSLDYRRLPDAHSDYARYSGSYNDYLRAAQMHSGYQRRM; from the exons ATGAAGATATTCGTGGGCAACGTCGACGGGGCGGATACGACGCCGGAGGAGCTGGCAGCCCTCTTCGCGCCCTTCGGCACGGTCATGAGCTGCGCCGTCATGAAACAGTTCGCCTTCGTGCACATGCGCGAGAACGCAGGCGCGCTGCGCGCCATCGAGGCCCTGCACGGCCACGAGCTGCGGCCGGGGCGCGCGCTCGTGGTGGAGATGTCGCGCCCACGGCCCCTGAATACTTGGAAGATTTTCGTGGGCAATGTGTCGGCCGCATGCACGAGCCAGGAATTGCGCAGTCTCTTTGAGCGCCGCGGACGCGTCATCGAGTGTGACGTGGTGAAAG ACTACGCGTTTGTTCACATGGAGAAGGAAGCAGATGCCAAAGCCGCCATCGCGCAGCTCAACGGCAAAGAAGTGAAGGGCAAGCGCATCAACGTGGAACTCTCAACCAAGGGTCAGAAGAAAGGGCCTGGCCTGGCTATCCAGTCTGGGGACAAGACCAAGAAACCAGGGGCTGGGGATACAGCATTCCCTGGAACTGGTGGCTTCTCTGCCACCTTCGACTACCAGCAGGCTTTTGGCAACAGCACTGGTGGCTTTGATGGGCAAGCCCGTCAACCCACACCACCCTTCTTTGGTCGCGACCGCAGCCCCCTGCGCCGTTCACCTCCCCGAGCCTCTTACGTGGCTCCTCTAACGGCCCAGCCAGCCACCTACCGGGCCCAGCCCTCAGTGTCACTGGGAGCTGCCTACAGAGCCCAGCCTTCTGCCTCTTTGGGTGTTGGTTATCGGACTCAGCCCATGACAGCCCAGGCAGCTTCTTACCGCGCTCAGCCCTCCGTCTCCCTTGGAGCCCCGTATAGGGGCCAGCTGGCTAGCCCTAGTTCCCAGTCAGCTGCAGCTTCCTCGCTTGGCCCATATGGTGGAGCCCAGCCCTCGGCCTCGGCCCTCTCCTCCTATGGGGGTCAGGCAGCTGCAGCTTCTTCTCTTAACTCCTATGGGGCCCAGGGCTCGTCCCTTGCCTCCTATGGTAACCAGCCATCCTCTTATGGCGCCCAAGCTGCCTCTTCCTACGGGGTTCGTGCAGCTGCTTCCTCCTACAACACCCAGGGAGCAGCTTCTTCCCTAGGTTCCTATGGGGCTCAGGCAGCCTCCTATGGGGCCCAGTCTGCAGCCTCCTCATTAGCTTATGGAGCCCAGGCAGCTTCTTATAATGCCCAGCCCTCGGCCTCTTACAATGCCCAGTCTGCCCCATATGCTGCACAACAGGCTGCTTCCTACTCTTCCCAGCCTGCTGCTTATGTGGCACAGCCAGCTACAGCTGCTGCCTATGCCAGCCAGCCAGCTGCGTATGCTGCACAAGCCACTACTCCAATGGCTGGCTCCTATGGGGCCCAGCCGGTTGTTCAGACCCAGCTGAATAGTTACGGGGCCCAAGCATCAATGGGCCTGTCAGGCTCCTATGGGGCTCAGTCGGCTGCTGCTGCCACTGGCTCCTATGGTGCTGCAGCTGCCTACGGGGCCCAGCCTTCTGCCACGCTGGCAGCTCCTTACCGCACTCAGTCATCAGCCTCATTGGCTGCTTCCTATGCTGCCCAGCAGCATCCCCAGGCCGCTGCCTCGTACCGTGGCCAGCCTGGCAATGCCTACGATGGGGCAGGTCAGCCGTCTGCAGCCTACCTGTCCATGTCCCAGGGGGCCGTTGCCAACGCCAACAGCACCCCGCCGCCCTATGAGCGTACCCGCCTCTCCCCACCCCGGGCCAGCTACGACGATCCCTACAAAAAGGCTGTCGCCATGTCGAAAAG GTATGGTTCCGACCGGCGTTTAGCCGAGCTCTCTGATTACCGCCGTTTATCAGAGTCGCAGCTTTCGTTCCGCCGCTCGCCGACAAAGTCCTCGCTGGATTACCGTCGCCTGCCCGATGCCCATTCCGATTACGCACGCTATTCGGGCTCCTATAATGATTACCTGCGGGCAGCTCAGATGCACTCTGGCTACCAGCGCCGCATGTAG
- the Rbm14 gene encoding RNA-binding protein 14 isoform X2 yields MKIFVGNVDGADTTPEELAALFAPFGTVMSCAVMKQFAFVHMRENAGALRAIEALHGHELRPGRALVVEMSRPRPLNTWKIFVGNVSAACTSQELRSLFERRGRVIECDVVKGNWRSW; encoded by the exons ATGAAGATATTCGTGGGCAACGTCGACGGGGCGGATACGACGCCGGAGGAGCTGGCAGCCCTCTTCGCGCCCTTCGGCACGGTCATGAGCTGCGCCGTCATGAAACAGTTCGCCTTCGTGCACATGCGCGAGAACGCAGGCGCGCTGCGCGCCATCGAGGCCCTGCACGGCCACGAGCTGCGGCCGGGGCGCGCGCTCGTGGTGGAGATGTCGCGCCCACGGCCCCTGAATACTTGGAAGATTTTCGTGGGCAATGTGTCGGCCGCATGCACGAGCCAGGAATTGCGCAGTCTCTTTGAGCGCCGCGGACGCGTCATCGAGTGTGACGTGGTGAAAG GTAATTGGCGTTCGTGGTAA
- the LOC109687119 gene encoding LOW QUALITY PROTEIN: RNA-binding protein 4 (The sequence of the model RefSeq protein was modified relative to this genomic sequence to represent the inferred CDS: deleted 1 base in 1 codon), which produces MVKLFIGNLPREATEQEIRSLFEQYGKVLECDIIKNYGFVHIEDKTAAEDAIRNLHHYKLHGVNINVEASKNKSKTSTKLHVGNISPTCTNKELRAKFEEYGPVIECDIVKDYAFVHMERAEDAVEAIRGLDNTEFQGKRMHVQLSTSRLRTAPGMGDQSGCYRCGKEGHWSKECPIDRSGRVADLTEQYNEQYGAVRTPYAMSYGDSLYYNNAYGALDAYYKRCRAARSYEAVQLQLPLRIITQSRPCPSCHKSRTQPWPVTSPPPLLIPTIDICCRLQELLLPQLLLQQQPLLLLLQLPLHITGGIGAPCVALQPQSLLLERATVTGMRVSCPKLQQPRGILCTTWPGMSGSSMQIGRGTQPFKA; this is translated from the exons ATGGTGAAGCTGTTCATCGGAAACCTGCCCCGGGAGGCCACAGAGCAGGAGATCCGCTCCCTTTTTGAGCAGTATGGGAAGGTGCTGGAATGTGACATCATTAAGAACTACGGCTTTGTGCACATAGAGGACAAGACGGCGGCTGAGGATGCCATACGTAACCTGCACCACTACAAGCTGCACGGAGTGAACATCAATGTGGAAGCCAGcaagaataaaagcaaaaccTCAACAAAGTTGCATGTGGGCAACATCAGTCCCACCTGCACTAACAAGGAGCTTCGGGCCAAGTTTGAGGAGTATGGTCCAGTCATCGAATGTGACATCGTGAAAGATTATGCCTTTGTACACATGGAGCGGGCAGAGGATGCTGTGGAGGCCATCAGGGGCCTTGATAACACAGAGTTTCAAG GCAAACGAATGCACGTGCAGTTGTCCACCAGCCGGCTTAGGACTGCGCCCGGGATGGGAGACCAGAGCGGCTGCTATCGGTGCGGGAAAGAGGGGCACTGGTCCAAAGAGTGTCCAATAGATCGTTCGGGCCGCGTGGCAGACTTGACCGAGCAATATAATGAGCAATATGGAGCAGTGCGTACGCCTTACGCCATGAGCTATGGGGATTCATTGTATTACAACAACGCGTACGGAGCGCTCGATGCCTACTACAAGCGCTGCCGTGCTGCCCGGTCCTATGAGGCAGTG CAGCTGCAGCTGCCTCTGCGTATAATTACGCAGAGCAGACCCTGTCCCAGCTGCCACAAGTCCAGAACGCAGCCATGGCCAGTCACCTCACCTCCACCTCTCTTGATCCCTACGATAGACATCTGTTGCCGACTTCAGGAGCTGCTGCTGCCACAGCTGCTGCTGCAGCAGCAGCCGCTGCTGCTGTTACTGCAGCTTCCACTTCATATTACGGGCGGGATCGGAGCCCCCTGCGTCGCGCTACAGCCCCAGTCCCTACTGTTGGAGAGGGCTACGGTTACGGGCATGAGAGTGAGTTGTCCCAAGCTTCAGCAGCCGCGCGGAATTCTCTGTACGACATGGCCCGGTATGAGCGGGAGCAGTATGCAGATCGGGCGCGGTACTCAGCCTTTTAAAGCTTGA